TGTTGTTGTTTACAAGCCACAAACTGACCGAATCAGTTTTGTCTCAGACCTGGCTCGAAACTGGGTCGACCTAAAACTTACACATCCACGCGATCGTCGGATTGCTATCATCCTTGCCAACTATCCCAATCGCAACGGGCGCCTGGCAAATGGGGTTGGACTAGATACACCAGAAAGTTGTGTAACAGTTTTACGCTCTCTAGGTCAGGCAGGCTACCAAGTCGGCAACCTTCCGACAACCGGTGATGAGCTTATTTTACGCTTGACCTCTGGAGTAACAAACGATCCAGAGAGTTTCACATCGCATTCAGATCCAACACAGAGCTTATCATTGACCGAGTATTTCAAATATTTTGACTGCCTTCCTGTAGCAGCTAGAGAGGCTGTTTGCGAGCGCTGGGGGAAGCCAAGCAGCTCGTTTCCGATCCCAGGAATACAGCTGGGAAACATATTCGTTGGCATTCAACCATCAAGGGGTTACGATCGCGATCCGAGCTTAAATTATCATTCGCCCGAACTCGAACCAACCCACGAATACCTTGCTTTCTATCACTGGTTAGAGAATTCCTTTGGCACGCAGGCGATCGTTCACATAGGTAAACATGGCAATCTTGAGTGGTTGCCTGGGAAAGGGATAGCCCTTTCTGCTGAGTGTTACCCGGAGGTGGCACTGCGAGCGATCCCCAACTTCTATCCTTTTATTGTTAACGACCCTGGCGAAGGCTCTCAGGCAAAGCGACGGTCTCATGCCGTCATTCTCGATCATCTAACTCCACCAATGACCCGTGCTGAATTGTATGGGTCGCTCCAAAAATTAGAGGTTCTCATTGATGAGTACCACGAGGCAAAAAGTCTCGATCCGACGCGATTGAGCTTCATTAATAAGCGAATAGAGGAACTCGTTCGAGAAGAGGATCTACATTGCGATTTAGGCATAGACAAATTTAGCGAAGCAGAGGTTTCAGATTTCCTAACTCGTGCTGATGGTTACCTCTGCGAGCTAAAAGAAGCTCAAATCCGTGATGGACTACATGTTTTCGGGTGTTGTCCAGAGGGACGCCAACTTCGCGATCTCACTATCGCAATTGCCAGATCGCCGGGTCCAGGTCGATGTGGAATCGCGCGCGCGATCGCGCGCGACATAGGGCTGGAAATCGATCCACTAACAGTTGACTTCGCGAGGTCTCTACTCCCAAGTGATAGCGAGTTGCTCTCGCGCTTCACCGAGCACCAATGTTGGATTGCCGGAGATGCTGTAGAGGTTATTGAATCGCTTGCAGTTGAGCTCGTCACTGGGATGCGATTGCCGCTTGGAGATTTAACTACTGCCGAACTGGCTTGGATACGCAATTGCCTCATCCCCGATCTGCAAAAAACACACCGAGAAGTTGATAACTTGTTACATGGACTAAATGGCGGATACATTCCAAGCGGTCCTGCGGGAGCACCGACGCGCGGGCGACCGGATGTGTTGCCTACGGGACGGAACTTCTATTCCGTCGATATCCGTGCCGTGCCGACAGAGACAGCCTGGGATATGGGCAGAAAAGCTGCTGAAGCTGTTGTCGAGCGTTACACTCAAGAGCACGGCGAGTACCCACGGTCGCTAGCGATTTCCGTGTGGGGAACTTCAACGATGCGAACGGGTGGCGATGACATTGCTGAAGCCCTAGCCTTGCTGGGCGTGCAACCGGTTTGGGATGGTCCATCACGACGCGTTATAGATTTTGAAATCCTACCGTTGTCGGTTTTGGGACGCCCGCGTGTAGACGTAACTTTAAGGGTTTCTGGCTTCTTTCGAGACGGGTTTCCCAATCTTATCGATTTGTTCGATCGCGCTGCAAATGCGGTCGCCGACCTGGATGAAGCTACAGATAGTAATCCGTTAAGAGCGCGCGTCTGTCAGGAAAAGGACTACTGGTGCCGACAAGGTTTGGATGAAGCGTCAGCTGCTGCGCGATCGCGTTACCGGGTTTTTGGTTCTAAGCCTGGAGCTTATGGTGCTGGCTTACAGGGATTAATTGAAGCGCAAAACTGGCAAAGCGATAGCGACTTAGCGCGTGCTTACATTAACTGGAGCAGCTATGCCTATACGGGAAACGGCATTGGTAAAGCAGCTCCAGAAGCATTCTCGGAGCGACTTCAGCAGTTACAAATCGTTTTGCAGAATCAGGACAACCGCGAACACGACTTGTTTGATTCAGACGATTACTATCAGTTTCAGGGTGGGCTGACTGCAGCGGTACGTAAGGCAACGGGTAAAAACCCGCAAACTTATTTTGGCGACCACTCCCGTCCGGGCAACCCTAGAGTCCGCCATCTGCGCGAGGAAGTTGCCCGCGTCTATCGATCTCGAGTTGTGAATCCGAAATGGATAGCTGGCGTTATGCGTCACGGCTACAAAGGTGCATTCGAATTAGCAGCAACGGTCGACTATATGTTTGCGTATGATGCCACTGCACGGTGTGTTGAAGACCACATGTACCAAGGAGTCGCCGACGCTTATCTTTTCGATCGGAACGTACAAGATTTCGTCCGTCAGAAGAACCCTTGGGCGCTGCGCGACATGGCCGAACGCTTGCTCGAAGCCCACCAACGAAAGCTTTGGAAAAGTGCAAGTGCGGCAGTTTGCGATCGTCTCCGCGCTCTTGCAAACGAGGCTGAAGGGATCCTCGAGGAAATGGACTGATTCCCCGAGCAGGTGAGCAGCCGTGACGAGCAAATGCCCGTAGCGATCTACAAGTAATGGTGGGCCGCAGCCAAGTTAGGGCATGACTTCCAGGCTATTTTTTGGCTTACATGATGGATTGGGAGCAGATCGGCGCTTTGACCGACGCCGCGCGCGGCAGCTAACAAATTACCCGTAGGCTGGATCGGCGATCGCAACACAACCACCAAGCGATCGCCGACCTCACAGATCTGACCCGGCCGGCGATCGCGCCGGTCGCAGCCGAAAACATCGCAGTATATTGACCGGCACCCTTATTGGCGGGCAGTCGGAAGAGCCGATCGAGCGCGATCGCGTGGGTGTGGGATTCCACCAGGCAGTCACCGATGACAACGGAAAGGTCGATCGGGACAATTTCCAGAATGAAAACTTGATAAAGCTTTTTTGCAGACTTGAAGTTCCCCAAGCAGTTCTGCAAGTGCTCTACTCTTCGCCCCAAGCTCGCAACTGCCAGTAGACGAGGACGAAGGCGATCGCCAACAATACCGTTGCTGCCGCTGCCGCGTAGCCGAAGTCGAAGCGGGCAAAAGCTTCCTCGTAAACGAAGTAGACCAAGATGTTGGTGGAATTAAGCGGACCGCCACCGGTCATGATGTAAACCGGTTCGAAGTTGCGGAGCGTAAAGATCGCCGTGGTGATGGTGGCAAACACCAGCGTCGGGCGCAATCCCGGCAGCGTTACGTGCCAAAACCGACCGACTTCACCGGCTCCATCAAGCGTTGCCGCTTCGTAACGAGACTGAGGAATACTCTGCAAACCCGCCAGAAACACGACTAAATTGAAGCCAAGTTGCTTCCAGATTGCCAGCAAAATCAACACCGGCATTGCCCACGCCGTACTGTTCAGCCACGGAATGGGCTCGATATCCATCGCCAACAGGACTTCATTGACCGGGCCGCGATTTTGGAATAACCAGCGCCAGCCCAAACCAACCGCTACTAACGACGCGATCGACGGTAGAAAATAAGCCGTCCGCAACCAATCTCGCAAGGCAATCGCGCGATCGAGCAGGACTGCCAACATCAACGGTACGACCAAACTCGGGACTAAGGTAGCGATGGTAAAGTATGCCGTATTGCCCAAAACCTGCCAAAAATCCGGGTCGAGTATCAAGCGCGCATAATTCCGCAGCCCGACCCAGCGCGCCCCTTCCACGGTGAAGCTCCCGCTAGTAAACCCAAGTGCTCCCAGATACGCGATCGGCCAAAATACAAAGACGCCGAGCAGCACTAGGGCCGGCGCCAAAAAAATCCACGCCGCGATCGCCTCGCGATCCAGCAACGCTGCCGTCCGGTCGCCGAACTGCCTGCTCGCGTTTTTGTTCATGCCTAGCCTACCGTCTGCACTCGAGCGGTCGTTCTCCTACCGTCGCACTCCGAATGGCGCTCTCCCGATTGTAAAGAGCCCATCCGTCCACCGCACTTTCCCTGCAACTATCCAGCCCATGTCGTCAGATTCGCCGATCTCTCCCACTGTCACCACCCCGCCATTAGATCCACCCGTAAGGTTGGGCATCATGGCCTCGGGCACGGGCTCGAACTTCGTGGCGCTTTGCGATGCCGTAAGCGATCGCACCCTGTCTGCCGAGATCGCCGTTTTGATCTATAACAACCCTGGCGCGCTTGTCGCCGAACGCGCTAAAGAGCGCAACGTTCCTGCTGTCCTGCTCGACCATCGCCAGTACAAGCCGCGCGAGGAACTCGATCGCGCAATCGTTGCCGAGCTGCAGCGTCGCAACGTCGAATGGGTCGTTATGGCCGGCTGGATGCGGATCGTCACACCGTTGTTGATCGAGGCGTTTCGCGATCGTGCTCTCAACATCCACCCGAGTTTGCTCCCGAGTTTTAAAGGTGCCCATGCCGTGGAAAATGCTCTAGACGCGGGCGTCAAAATTACCGGCTGCACAGTTCATTACGTGCGGGAACAAGTCGACAGCGGTCCGATTGTCATGCAAGCAGCCGTGCCCGTTCTGCCCGACGACACCCGCGACACCCTCCACGCCCGCATTCAAGCCCAGGAATATCGGATTCTTCCCCAGGCGATCGCCTTAGCAGTTCACCGGTCCCGAAGCGGCAGCTAGGCGCGCTCTCATCAATCGAAACGCGGCACTAGTGGCCTGCCAGCCGTCCAACATCAACTCCGCTGGCGTTGTACCAGCACTGAATGGTTTCCTTCAAATCGGAACCTCGCGGTGGCGAAAATAGTGCCACAGCAATCTCACTGATAGCCTCAGCATTTCCTCCGATTTCGAATAGCAAAGGCTCTTGCGCTACAGCCTCGACAGGTAGTGCCTCAGCCTAGTGTTCTCTCCTGCCACCCGCGTCATGTACGTCTTGCTCTTTAATTGACTTACCGCGTCGAAGAACTTCTTGCAGACCCCGCAGCCATCATTCACCCACTAAAAGCAACCTCATCCCTATACTCTCGCCCCTAGCAGCTCAAACGACCCGCTGCTGCGATCGCCTACGGTAAAAGCCACAATTTCAGGTTTCTTGAGGTTTACGACAGTCCAGAGCCATTTTTCTTCTTGGTGCCCACAAACGTCTGCAGATTGTAGAGTTCTTCAATCGGGTGAAGTGATTGTCGGTTGACAGGTCCGGCTGGGTCGCTGCGCTCTGGCAAACCTAGTTGATGACCGTGTTATGGCAGACCCCTGTCAGCGCTCGATGGTGCAGTAGCCCTGTCATTCGGGATGACTCAGGTGCGTGTCCCCATCTAGAAAGATATTTCGCACTGGCGAGCAAAGACTCCTATTTGTGCGCTATTAGCAGGTGCGGGAAACTTAGAGGATGTTTGAAACGCCGAGTAGCGCGAAATTAGGCACTTTCCTCACGACGAGGTAACAGGGCTTTCGGGGGGTTTCTCCGGGTAGCTCAGGGAAGTCAGATACCAGGCTGGACCCTTTTTAAACAGCCTCTTAGCCTGTTTTCGAGCTCAAGCTGCTTCTGAGTTTTCTCCCAAGAAGGTGACATGCCCCCACCGCCAATTACAATGTCTTTTGATAGGAACTGGTTTAGCACGCGTAAGGGGAATGAAGTGGCAGGTGGGTGGCCCCGCCCCGGTTCAAGGAGAATCGTGTAGATCGCAGTTTATTCGTTCTTCTTCCCCGGGGGTAATGGCGTAGTCTGCGCTTAGGGAACGCAGATTTGCCTCCTCTTTGGAAGTTCGATCGACAGGGTCTAAAGTAGGTTGGTTCTTTTGGAGATACAGCTGCCGCTCCAATGCCACCTGGTATGCATTGAGGCGAATCTGATTCTCTAAGTGGCGCGGAAGATAGGGATCGAGAAGGTCGGGATCTCCAATAACTAATTCCTCCAAAATGAGATTGTGTTCGCTATCGGGGATATCTAGTTCTTTTCTCAGCCGATCGAGCATTTTGAGGCTGTTGGCAGTATTGACATAGCCTTCTGTAAGAGCCTCACGAACAACCCCTTTGTAGGCTTGGCGTTGTTTCTCCCGGGTAAAATCTGGCAACACCTTGGCTAATACATACACTTCGTCAGTACTAAGATCTGCTAAGTGTCGCCCCTCCAGGAACCGGGATGTGTTCAGCTTCAGTTTCTCCAATTGTTTGCTCAGACGACCGGCTAGCTTTTCTCGAGAGTAGAGGGCGGGATTGCGAACCCAACTTTGCCGCGCCCACAGGGTGCTGGCCATAGCAATAACACCATCAAACAGAATCTCTGCCCAGAGGGGAGTAAGGCGCAGCAAGGGACGGCCCGCAAACCAGAAAAAGAAATTGAATGCCACAAAGGTCGTCAGCACAAAAAACCGATGCTGCACTAAATCGGTGCCGATCTTGGGATTCCGTTGCAATTGGTGGGTCATTGCCCGAGTTGTTAGCCAGCGCCCGAGAAGGATTCCTGTCAAGGTAAACGCACCCAGTACCAGAGGCACCGCGAAGAGTTTGGGAATACCGACGGGCTGGCCGAATAAATACAGACCGGGTTTCATAAGAGATGCGATCTGGTTGGGTTCGTTGCTCCACACACCAGAAAAGTAGTAACCCCAGTTACCAGCGTAGAGGTAGTAGTAAACGAAGAAACCCACCATCAACCCTAAATAGCCGTAGCGAGTCAATGATTCCTGGGAAGAGCTGATGCCGTCCCAATAAGTGCGCTCGGAGTCGATGTCAAAGCAGGGGCTCTGGCAAGCAACACAAGCGCTTTGTTCTTTGCCCTCGGGGGTCACCGTCCGGCACATCGATTGAGTTATGCGGCTGTTGCTGGTGTGGGCTTTACTGCCGAGAAGTCCCCGTGGCTCGCTGAACACGGTTTGAACCGGTGCCATAGGGCAGAAATATTGACACCAGGATTTTCCGCCATAGAAATATCCCACTGCAATGGATGCAACAATCGTAAAAACCAGCCAACTACCCAGGACCAAGCGATCTGCATTGAAGAATAAGATGCGACCGCAGAGTCCAATAAACAAGTACGCGAACTGGATAAACTGGTAATTGCGCCCCAGCCAGGAATTAGACTTAACCCTAGCCAATTCAAACCTAATTGTCCCGGTCTTTTTGCTTCCCCGCCTAAGGTGACGCTGTTTTCCCAGGGCGCGCGGAATCTGTGACAAAAACGAAAGGGGGCAAATTTGTCGCCAGAGTTCGTGCCCGAAGATTAGCAAAACAAAGATGCCGGAGGGTACGATCGCCCCCCAAAACAACGTTGCCCCAAGGGGGTAAGGTTCTTGAACTATGCACTTTCCTTGGACTGTGACACAGTCTTCGGTTATCCGCAGTGGGCTCCAGAGATGGTCTGGGCTCGTGAGGGCAGCTGTCCAGGGATCGTAAAATAGAGAGGTAATTATTAATAGCCAGCCGACGGCCAAAATCCAGCGAATCCAATGCATTTGCCGCTCTGGTATTTGTGAAAACATGAGATGAGCCTCGTGATGATGAGAGCAACCCCAATTTTATTCGCTCACATAATAAATGGGGGATTGGGATTTCGACACTACAACCGACCAACAGAACATTCGAAAGCCCTGACGTGAAATTATTGGCGACATACTGGAGATAGTCCTCGACCATTGAGAGGCGTTTAAAAAGGGTTTGGCCAGGTATCAGAGTACTCTGAGCGCCCCGTAGACAATCCACCGGTAGAACCCAGGTATTAATAAGGGGTTTGCTAGGTGTCCATTAGGCCATCCAGTTCTTTCCATGCCCCAATGTCTTATCTGTCAAACTCTACGAGGATACACCTACGCAAAATCTGGCAGAGTTGATTTGCTCCTGTAATGAAAAACATGAGTAATCTTTATCACGCTTGCGATCCTTTTCGATGACTGTCGTGCGCACGCGCGCTGGTATTCTAAAGGAAATTTGCAAAGAAAGGATATTGGTTGGCGCCTACCCTC
The window above is part of the Rubidibacter lacunae KORDI 51-2 genome. Proteins encoded here:
- the cobN gene encoding cobaltochelatase subunit CobN: MHRIAVAPVGWDPEADSLTLIEQSPARIVVLSAADTDIQMLAAAVASTTDTFPSVRVANLLQLQQQLAIDMYVEDVLTKASVIVLRLLGGQSYWSYGLEAVKSVAGETNAALFVLPGDDRTDPVLLGHSTVPVSAAHRLWHYLAEGGCKNGLRALQFVADLGLGTNFSPDPPHSIARVGIYPGSARCQGTPIAKVAILFYRAHYLSGNTEPIDALCSALVRKNLEPVPIFVSTLSEVEVQKEVKELLFSGLKNPQSTSPFVAPSLILNTTSFAISKLSAIKKSNFWQDLDLPVLQVILSGGTQEQWSKGWQGLSPRDIAMNVALPEVDGRVITRAVSFKSKLNWNSAIEANVVVYKPQTDRISFVSDLARNWVDLKLTHPRDRRIAIILANYPNRNGRLANGVGLDTPESCVTVLRSLGQAGYQVGNLPTTGDELILRLTSGVTNDPESFTSHSDPTQSLSLTEYFKYFDCLPVAAREAVCERWGKPSSSFPIPGIQLGNIFVGIQPSRGYDRDPSLNYHSPELEPTHEYLAFYHWLENSFGTQAIVHIGKHGNLEWLPGKGIALSAECYPEVALRAIPNFYPFIVNDPGEGSQAKRRSHAVILDHLTPPMTRAELYGSLQKLEVLIDEYHEAKSLDPTRLSFINKRIEELVREEDLHCDLGIDKFSEAEVSDFLTRADGYLCELKEAQIRDGLHVFGCCPEGRQLRDLTIAIARSPGPGRCGIARAIARDIGLEIDPLTVDFARSLLPSDSELLSRFTEHQCWIAGDAVEVIESLAVELVTGMRLPLGDLTTAELAWIRNCLIPDLQKTHREVDNLLHGLNGGYIPSGPAGAPTRGRPDVLPTGRNFYSVDIRAVPTETAWDMGRKAAEAVVERYTQEHGEYPRSLAISVWGTSTMRTGGDDIAEALALLGVQPVWDGPSRRVIDFEILPLSVLGRPRVDVTLRVSGFFRDGFPNLIDLFDRAANAVADLDEATDSNPLRARVCQEKDYWCRQGLDEASAAARSRYRVFGSKPGAYGAGLQGLIEAQNWQSDSDLARAYINWSSYAYTGNGIGKAAPEAFSERLQQLQIVLQNQDNREHDLFDSDDYYQFQGGLTAAVRKATGKNPQTYFGDHSRPGNPRVRHLREEVARVYRSRVVNPKWIAGVMRHGYKGAFELAATVDYMFAYDATARCVEDHMYQGVADAYLFDRNVQDFVRQKNPWALRDMAERLLEAHQRKLWKSASAAVCDRLRALANEAEGILEEMD
- a CDS encoding carbohydrate ABC transporter permease, translating into MNKNASRQFGDRTAALLDREAIAAWIFLAPALVLLGVFVFWPIAYLGALGFTSGSFTVEGARWVGLRNYARLILDPDFWQVLGNTAYFTIATLVPSLVVPLMLAVLLDRAIALRDWLRTAYFLPSIASLVAVGLGWRWLFQNRGPVNEVLLAMDIEPIPWLNSTAWAMPVLILLAIWKQLGFNLVVFLAGLQSIPQSRYEAATLDGAGEVGRFWHVTLPGLRPTLVFATITTAIFTLRNFEPVYIMTGGGPLNSTNILVYFVYEEAFARFDFGYAAAAATVLLAIAFVLVYWQLRAWGEE
- the purN gene encoding phosphoribosylglycinamide formyltransferase codes for the protein MSSDSPISPTVTTPPLDPPVRLGIMASGTGSNFVALCDAVSDRTLSAEIAVLIYNNPGALVAERAKERNVPAVLLDHRQYKPREELDRAIVAELQRRNVEWVVMAGWMRIVTPLLIEAFRDRALNIHPSLLPSFKGAHAVENALDAGVKITGCTVHYVREQVDSGPIVMQAAVPVLPDDTRDTLHARIQAQEYRILPQAIALAVHRSRSGS
- a CDS encoding 4Fe-4S binding protein, which gives rise to MSQIPRALGKQRHLRRGSKKTGTIRFELARVKSNSWLGRNYQFIQFAYLFIGLCGRILFFNADRLVLGSWLVFTIVASIAVGYFYGGKSWCQYFCPMAPVQTVFSEPRGLLGSKAHTSNSRITQSMCRTVTPEGKEQSACVACQSPCFDIDSERTYWDGISSSQESLTRYGYLGLMVGFFVYYYLYAGNWGYYFSGVWSNEPNQIASLMKPGLYLFGQPVGIPKLFAVPLVLGAFTLTGILLGRWLTTRAMTHQLQRNPKIGTDLVQHRFFVLTTFVAFNFFFWFAGRPLLRLTPLWAEILFDGVIAMASTLWARQSWVRNPALYSREKLAGRLSKQLEKLKLNTSRFLEGRHLADLSTDEVYVLAKVLPDFTREKQRQAYKGVVREALTEGYVNTANSLKMLDRLRKELDIPDSEHNLILEELVIGDPDLLDPYLPRHLENQIRLNAYQVALERQLYLQKNQPTLDPVDRTSKEEANLRSLSADYAITPGEEERINCDLHDSP